In Canis lupus familiaris isolate Mischka breed German Shepherd chromosome 5, alternate assembly UU_Cfam_GSD_1.0, whole genome shotgun sequence, a genomic segment contains:
- the MYH4 gene encoding myosin-4 (The RefSeq protein has 1 substitution compared to this genomic sequence), translated as MSSDAEMAVFGEAAPYLRKSEKERIEAQNRPFDAKNSVFVVDAKESYVKSTVQSREAGKVTVKTEAGTTVTVKEDQIFSMNPPKYDKIEDMAMMTHLHEPAVLYNLKERYAAWMIYTYSGLFCVTVNPYKWLPVYNPEVVTAYRGKKRQEAPPHIFSISDNAYQFMLTDRENQSILITGESGAGKTVNTKRVIQYFATIAITGEKKKEESTPGKMQGTLEDQIISANPLLEAFGNAKTVRNDNSSRFGKFIRIHFGATGKLASADIETYLLEKSRVTFQLKAERSYHIFYQIMSNKKPELIEMLLITTNPYDFAFVSQGEITVPSIDDQEELIATDSAVDILGFSPDEKAAIYKLTGAVMHYGNMKFKQKQREEQAEPDGTEVADKAAYLQSLNSADLLKALCYPRVKVGNEYVTKGQTVQQVYNSVGALAKSIYEKMFLWMVTRINQQLDTKQPRQYFIGVLDIAGFEIFDFNSLEQLCINFTNEKLQQFFNHHMFVLEQEEYKKEGIEWEFIDFGMDLAACIELIEKPMGIFSILEEECMFPKATDTSFKNKLYEQHLGKSNNFQKPKPAKGKAEAHFSLVHYAGTVDYNIAGWLDKNKDPLNETVVGLYQKSGMKTLALLFAGGQSAEAESGGGKKGGKKKGSSFQTVSALFRENLNKLMTNLRSTHPHFVRCLIPNETKTPGAMEHELVLHQLRCNGVLEGIRICRKGFPSRILYADFKQRYKVLNASAIPEGQFIDSKKASEKLLGSIDIDHTQYKFGHTKVFFKAGLLGTLEEMRDEKLAQLITRTQAVCRGYLMRVEFKKMMERRESIFCIQYNVRAFMNVKHWPWMKLYFKIKPLLKSAETEKEMANMKEEFEKTKEELAKSEAKRKELEEKMVALMQEKNDLQLQVQSEADGLADAEERCDQLIKTKIQLEAKIKEVTERAEDEEEINAELTAKKRKLEDECSELKKDIDDLELTLAKVEKEKHATENKVKNLTEEMAGLDETIAKLTKEKKALQEAHQQTLDDLQAEEDKVNTLTKAKTKLEQQVDDLEGSLEQEKKLRMDLERAKRKLEGDLKLAQESTMDVENDKQQLDEKLKKKEFEMSNLQSKIEDEQALAMQLQKKIKELQARIEELEEEIEAERASRAKAEKQRSDLSRELEEISERLEEAGGATSAQIEMNKKREAEFQKMRRDLEEATLQHEATAATLRKKHADSVAELGEQIDNLQRVKQKLEKEKSELKMEIDDLASNMETVSKAKGNLEKTCRTLEDQLSEVKTKEEEQQRLINELSAQKARLHTESGEFSRQLDEKEALVSQLSRGKQAFTQQIEELKRQLEEESKAKNALAHALQSARHDCDLLREQYEEEQEAKAELQRSMSKANSEVAQWRTKYETDAIQRTEELEEAKKKLAQRLQEAEEHVEAVNSKCSSLEKTKQRLQSEVEDLMIDVERSNAACAALDKKQRNFDKVLAEWKQKYEETQAELEASQKEARALSTELFKVKNAYEESLDHLETLKRENKNLQQEISDLTEQIAEGGKHIHELEKVKKQIDQEKSELQAALEEAEGSLEHEEGKILRIQLELNQVKSEIDRKIAEKDEEIDQLKRNHLRVVESMQSTLDAEIRSRNDALRIKKKMEGDLNEMEIQLNHANRQAAEAIRNLRNTQGILKDTQLHLDDAIRGQDDLKEQLAMVERRANLMQAETEELRALLEQTERSRKVAEQELLDASERVQLLHTQNTSLINTKKKLETDISQIQGEMEDIVQEARNAEEKAKKAITDAAMMAEELKKEQDTSAHLERMKKNLEQTVKDLQHRLDEAEQLALKGGKKQIQKLEARVRELENEVENEQKRNVEAVKGLRKHERRVKELTYQTEEDRKNVLRLQDLVDKLQTKVKAYKRQAEEAEEQSNVNLAKFRKIQHELEEAEERADIAESQVNKLRVKSREVHTKVITEE; from the exons ATGAGTTCTGATGCAGAGATGGCTGTTTTTGGGGAGGCTGCTCCGTACCTCCGAAAGTCTGAAAAGGAGCGGATTGAGGCCCAGAATAGGCCCTTTGATGCCAAGAATTCTGTCTTTGTGGTGGATGCTAAGGAGTCCTATGTGAAAAGTACAGTGCAGAGCAGGGAAGCGGGAAAGGTGACAGTGAAGACTGAAGCTGGGACT ACTGTCACAGTTAAGGAAGATCAAATCTTCTCCATGAACCCTCCCAAATATGACAAGATTGAAGACATGGCTATGATGACACACCTGCATGAGCCCGCTGTGCTGTACAACCTCAAAGAGCGTTATGCAGCCTGGATGATCTAT ACCTACTCGGGCCTCTTCTGTGTCACTGTCAACCCCTACAAGTGGCTGCCGGTGTACAACCCCGAGGTGGTGACGGCCTACCGAGGCAAGAAGCGTCAGGAGGCCCCACCCCACATCTTCTCCATCTCTGACAATGCCTATCAGTTCATGCTGACTG ATCGTGAGAACCAGTCGATCCTGATTAC TGGAGAATCTGGTGCAGGGAAGACTGTGAACACCAAGCGTGTCATCCAGTACTTTGCAACAATTGCCATtactggagagaagaaaaaagaggaatctACTCCTGGCAAAATGCAG GGGACCCTTGAAGATCAGATCATCAGCGCCAACCCTCTACTGGAGGCCTTTGGCAATGCCAAGACCGTAAGGAATGACAACTCCTCTCGCTTT GGTAAATTCATCAGGATCCATTTTGGTGCAACAGGCAAACTGGCTTCTGCAGATATTGAAACAT ATCTGCTAGAGAAATCTCGCGTTACTTTCCAGCTAAAGGCTGAAAGAAGCTACCACATATTTTACCAAATCATGTCCAACAAGAAACCAGAGCTTATTG AAATGCTTCTGATCACCACCAACCCATATGACTTTGCCTTTGTCAGTCAAGGTGAAATTACGGTGCCCAGCATTGATGATCAGGAAGAGTTGATAGCCACCGAT AGTGCTGTGGACATCCTGGGTTTTAGCCCTGATGAAaaggcagccatctacaagctCACGGGGGCTGTAATGCATTACGGGAACATGAAGTtcaagcagaagcagagggaggagcaggctgagCCAGATGGCACGGAAG TTGCTGACAAGGCGGCCTACCTCCAGAGCCTGAACTCTGCTGACCTGCTCAAAGCCCTCTGCTACCCTAGGGTCAAGGTTGGCAATGAGTATGTCACCAAAGGCCAGACTGTGCAGCAG GTGTACAACTCTGTGGGTGCTCTGGCCAAGTCCATCTACGAGAAGATGTTCCTGTGGATGGTCACCCGCATCAACCAGCAGCTGGACACCAAGCAGCCCAGGCAGTACTTCATCGGGGTCCTGGACATCGCCGGCTTTGAGATCTTTGAT TTCAACAGCCTGGAGCAACTGTGCATCAACTTCACCAATGAGAAGCTACAACAGTTCTTCAACCACCACATGTTCGTGCTGGAGCAGGAGGAGTACAAGAAGGAGGGCATCGAGTGGGAGTTCATCGACTTCGGGATGGACCTGGCTGCTTGCATTGAACTCATTGAGAAG CCTATGGGCATCTTCTCCATCCTGGAAGAAGAGTGTATGTTCCCCAAGGCCACAGACACCTCCTTCAAGAACAAGCTGTATGAACAGCACTTGGGCAAGTCCAACAACTTCCAGAAGCCCAAGCCTGCCAAAGGCAAGGCAGAGGCACACTTCTCGCTAGTCCACTACGCAGGCACTGTGGACTACAACATTGCTGGCTGGCTTGACAAGAACAAGGACCCTCTGAATGAGACCGTGGTTGGGCTATACCAGAAGTCTGGAATGAAGACTCTGGCTCTTCTCTTTGCTGGGGGACAAAGTGCTGAAGCAG aaagtgGCGGTGGAAAAAAAGGTGGCAAGAAGAAGGGTTCTTCTTTCCAGACAGTGTCAGCCCTTTTCAGG GAGAATTTAAATAAGCTGATGACCAATCTGAGGAGCACTCATCCCCACTTTGTACGCTGTCTCATTCCCAATGAAACTAAAACTCCTG gggCCATGGAGCATGAACTTGTCCTGCACCAGCTGCGGTGTAACGGTGTGCTGGAAGGGATCCGCATCTGCAGGAAGGGGTTCCCAAGCAGGATTCTTTATGCAGACTTCAAACAGAG ATACAAGGTTCTAAATGCGAGTGCTATCCCAGAGGGTCAGTTCATTGACAGTAAGAAGGCTTCTGAGAAACTTCTAGGGTCTATTGACATCGACCACACCCAGTACAAATTCGGTCATACCAAG GTTTTCTTTAAAGCTGGCCTGTTGGGAACTCTAGAGGAGATGCGAGATGAAAAGCTGGCTCAACTCATCACACGCACCCAAGCCGTGTGCAGGGGCTATCTGATGAGGGTGGAATTCAAGAAGATGATGGAGAGGAG AGAGTCCATTTTCTGCATCCAGTACAATGTCCGTGCTTTCATGAATGTCAAGCACTGGCCCTGGATGAAGCTGTATTTCAAGATCAAGCCACTCCTCAAGAGtgcagagacagaaaaggagatggCCAACATGaaggaagagtttgagaagaccAAGGAAGAGCTGGCTAAGTCAGAGGCAAAAAGGAAAGAGCTTGAAGAGAAGATGGTAGCTTTGatgcaagagaaaaatgacctGCAGCTCCAAGTTCAATCT GAAGCAGATGGCTTGGCTGATGCAGAGGAGAGATGTGACCAGCTGATTAAAACCAAAATCCAGCTGGAGGCCAAGATCAAGGAGGTGACTGAGAGagcagaggatgaggaggagatcAATGCTGAGCTGACGGCCAAGAAGAGGAAACTGGAAGACGAGTGTTCAGAGCTCAAGAAAGACATTGATGACCTTGAGCTGACCCTGGCCAAGGTTGAAAAGGAGAAGCATGCCACAGAGAACAAG gtgAAAAACCTCACAGAAGAGATGGCAGGCCTGGATGAAACCATCGCAAAGCTGACCAAGGAGAAGAAGGCCCTCCAAGAGGCCCACCAGCAGACCCTGGATGACCTGCAGGCAGAAGAGGACAAAGTCAACACCCTGACCAAAGCTAAAACCAAGCTAGAGCAGCAAGTGGATGAT CTTGAAGGATCTCtggaacaagaaaagaaactCCGCATGGACCTAGAAAGAGCCAAGAGGAAACTAGAGGGAGACCTAAAGTTGGCCCAAGAATCCACAATGGATGTCGAAAATGATAAGCAGCAACTCGATGAGAAACTCAAAAA GAAAGAGTTTGAAATGAGCAATCTGCAAAGCAAGATTGAGGATGAGCAGGCTCTAGCAATGCAGCTACAGAAAAAGATCAAGGAGTTACAG GCCCGCAtcgaggagctggaggaggaaatCGAGGCAGAGCGCGCCTCCAGGGCCAAAGCAGAGAAGCAGCGCTCTGACCTCTCCCGGGAACTGGAGGAGATCAGCGAGCGCCTGGAAGAAGCTGGCGGGGCCACATCTGCCCAGATTGAGATGAACAAGAAGCGGGAGGCCGAGTTCCAGAAGATGCGCAGGGACCTGGAGGAGGCCACCCTGCAGCACGAAGCCACAGCGGCTACCCTGAGAAAGAAGCACGCGGACAGCGTGGCCGAGCTCGGGGAGCAGATAGACAACCTGCAGAGGGTCAAGcagaagctggagaaggagaagagcGAGATGAAGATGGAGATTGATGACCTTGCCAGTAACATGGAGACGGTCTCCAAAGCCAAG GGAAACCTTGAAAAAACATGCCGCACCCTGGAGGACCAGCTTAGTGAAGTgaaaacaaaggaagaggaaCAACAACGCCTTATCAATGAGCTGTCAGCCCAGAAGGCTCGTTTGCACACAGAATCAG gtgaattttcaCGACAGCTAGATGAGAAAGAAGCTCTAGTGTCTCAGCTATCACGAGGCAAACAAGCATTTACACAACAGATTGAGGAATTAAAGAGGCAGCTGGAAGAGGAGTCTAAG GCCAAGAATGCCTTAGCCCATGCACTGCAATCAGCCCGCCATGACTGTGACCTGCTGCGGGAACAGtatgaggaggagcaggaggccaAGGCTGAGCTGCAGAGGTCAATGTCCAAGGCCAACAGTGAGGTCGCCCAGTGGAGGACCAAATATGAGACAGATGCCATCCAGCGCACCGAGGAGCTAGAGGAGGCTAA GAAGAAGCTGGCCCAGCGTCTGCAGGAAGCTGAGGAACATGTGGAGGCTGTGAATTCCAAATGCTCTTCTCTAGAAAAGACAAAGCAGCGGCTCCAGAGTGAGGTGGAGGACCTCATGATTGACGTGGAGAGATCTAATGCGGCCTGTGCTGCCTTGGACAAGAAGCAGAGGAACTTCGACAAG GTCCTGGCGGAGTGGAAACAGAAGTATGAGGAAACACAGGCTGAACTGGAGGCCTCTCAGAAGGAGGCCCGGGCTCTCAGCACTGAGCTGTTCAAGGTCAAGAATGCCTATGAGGAATCCCTGGATCACCTTGAAACCCTGAAGCGAGAGAACAAGAACTTGCAGC AGGAGATTTCTGACCTGACAGAGCAGATCGCAGAGGGGGGAAAGCATATCCACGAATTagagaaagtaaagaaacaaatagatcaaGAGAAGAGTGAACTACAGGCTGCCCTGGAGGAAGCAGAG GGATCTCTTGAGCATGAAGAAGGCAAAATCCTTCGCATCCAGCTTGAGTTAAACCAGGTGAAATCTGAGATTGACCGCAAAATTGCtgaaaaagatgaagagataGATCAGCTAAAGAGGAACCATCTCAGAGTGGTGGAGTCAATGCAGAGCACCCTGGATGCTGAGATCAGGAGCAGGAATGATGCCCTGCGGATCAAGAAGAAGATGGAGGGAGATCTCAATGAAATGGAAATCCAGCTGAACCATGCCAATCGCCAGGCTGCAGAGGCAATAAGGAATCTTAGAAACACGCAAGGAATATTGAAG GACACTCAGCTACACTTGGATGATGCCATCAGAGGCCAAGATGACCTTAAAGAACAATTGGCAATGGTAGAGCGCAGAGCTAATCTGATGCAGGCTGAGACTGAAGAGCTAAGGGCATTGCTGGAACAGACTGAGAGAAGCAGGAAGGTGGCAGAGCAAGAACTTCTGGATGCTAGTGAGCGTGTGCAACTCTTGCATACCCAG AACACCAGTCTGATCAACACCAAGAAGAAGCTGGAGACAGACATTTCCCAGATCCAGGGCGAGATGGAGGACATCGTCCAGGAAGCCCGCAATGCAGAGGAGAAGGCCAAGAAGGCCATCACCGAC GCGGCCATGATGGCCGAGGAGCTGAAGAAGGAGCAGGACACCAGCGCCCACCTGGAACGGATGAAGAAGAACCTGGAGCAGACGGTGAAGGACCTGCAGCATCGTCTGGATGAGGCTGAGCAGCTGGCCCTGAA